The following are from one region of the Noviherbaspirillum sedimenti genome:
- a CDS encoding DMT family transporter → MTYLYILLALAAGVLLPIQVGVNNSLRAGVGTPLIAALISFVVGSACLLAYTLVVRAPWPSAATLAGLPSWSWMGGALGAFYVAASILAAQKLGAANLIGITVAAQLLTSLVLDHYGAIGYAQHDINLWRIAGALLMIAGAVLILKN, encoded by the coding sequence ATGACGTACCTGTACATTTTGCTCGCCCTTGCTGCCGGCGTTCTCCTGCCGATTCAGGTGGGCGTCAACAACTCGCTGCGGGCCGGCGTCGGCACGCCACTGATTGCAGCGCTCATTTCTTTTGTGGTGGGGTCGGCCTGCCTGCTCGCCTATACGCTTGTGGTGCGCGCACCGTGGCCGTCTGCAGCGACACTGGCGGGCTTGCCATCCTGGAGCTGGATGGGGGGCGCACTGGGCGCCTTTTATGTTGCCGCGTCGATCCTGGCCGCACAAAAACTTGGCGCAGCCAACCTGATCGGCATTACCGTTGCTGCACAGTTACTCACCTCGCTGGTGCTCGATCACTACGGCGCGATTGGCTATGCCCAGCATGACATCAATCTTTGGCGCATTGCCGGCGCCCTGTTGATGATTGCGGGTGCGGTACTGATCCTGAAGAATTGA